In the genome of Bradyrhizobium sp. CB3481, the window GGGTTCGTAAAATCCTTGGTTTCGTTATCGGTCGCGTGACGAGGCGGTAGCGACCGCCGGGCGGCTGTCACCGAGCGAGACCCAGACATTAGGATCGCTCTGCGACTGGCGCTTGACGAAGCGGTAGCCGGTCTCGGTCCAGGCCAGGACGTTTTCGTTCTGGTTGTCGAGCACGAACTCGCCCTTGTCGGTCTTCACCGTCAGCACCGCGTGGCCTTCGCCCTTCTTGTCGCGCACCACCGTGATCAGCAGCGCCTCGCGCGGCCATCCGGCGTCGACCAGCATCTTGCGCTTCAGAAGCACATAGTCCTCGCAGTCACCGTAACCGTCCGTCGGCAACGACCACTTCTCGATCACGCCCCAGTGATCCATGTCGGTGATCGGCTTGACGGTCTCGTTGACCCACTTGTTGACCCGCAAGAGATCGCGCCATGCCGTCTGCGACAGCACGATGTCGCGCGGCTGCGAAGTGCCACCGCGGCATTCGCTGGCGTTTTCAGCGCAGAATTCGACCCAGCCGATCGGCGCACGTGCGGTTTCGCCCAAGCTGGCATAGAGCACGTCGCCGGCTTTCGCCGAGACGCACATCGAAGCGCTTATCCCTAAAAGGGCGGCAATAACAGCCAGTCCCTTTCCCCGTCCCCTGAATGACATCGTGGCCCCCGTTTTTTGTTGGGACCATCTTTCGCACAGAGGATTTGCGCTGCGGCTAAGTCAGGCAAGTACATTTGATGCGAATGCCAGTAAAGCAAGCCACCAATTCGAAACTATGCTTGCATCGAGCCCGACTAAAATTTGAAACAACTGCAATTGATTCAAATTTTATCTATTAACGCCTGCGGCGCTGGAACTGCAGGCGTTGGTGACGGAAAAGCGGACG includes:
- a CDS encoding transglutaminase-like cysteine peptidase is translated as MSFRGRGKGLAVIAALLGISASMCVSAKAGDVLYASLGETARAPIGWVEFCAENASECRGGTSQPRDIVLSQTAWRDLLRVNKWVNETVKPITDMDHWGVIEKWSLPTDGYGDCEDYVLLKRKMLVDAGWPREALLITVVRDKKGEGHAVLTVKTDKGEFVLDNQNENVLAWTETGYRFVKRQSQSDPNVWVSLGDSRPAVATASSRDR